A part of Podarcis muralis chromosome 13, rPodMur119.hap1.1, whole genome shotgun sequence genomic DNA contains:
- the PSME3 gene encoding proteasome activator complex subunit 3, protein MASLLKVDPEVKIKVDSFRERITGEAEDLVASFFPKKLLELDAFLKDPILNIHDLTQIHSDMNLPVPDPILLTNSHDGLDGPNMKKRKLEDCDETFQGTKVFVMPNGMLKSNQQLVDIIEKVKPEIRLLIEKCNTVKMWVQLLIPRIEDGNNFGVSIQEETVAELRTVESEAASYLDQISRYYITRAKLVSKIAKYPHVEDYRRTVTEMDEKEYISLRLIISELRNQYVTLHDMILKNIEKIKRPRSSNAETLY, encoded by the exons ATGGCCTCCCTGCTCAAGGTGGATCCGGAAGTTAAGATCAAG GTAGACTCTTTCAGGGAGCGGATCACAGGTGAA GCTGAGGACCTGGTGGCAAGTTTTTTCCCAAAGAAGCTTTTAGAACTCGATGCGTTCCTTAAG GATCCCATTCTGAACATTCACGATCTCACCCAAATCCACTCAGATATGAACCTTCCTGTTCCAGACCCAATCCTGCTCACAAACAGTCATGATGGACTGGATGGG cccAATATGAAGAAGAGAAAGCTGGAAGACTGTGATGAGACCTTCCAGG GTACCAAAGTCTTTGTCATGCCTAATGGGATGCTGAAGAGCAACCAGCAGCTGGTGGACATCATTGAGAAGGTGAAACCCGAGATCCGGCTGCTCATTGAGAAATGCAACACG GTCAAAATGTGGGTGCAGCTGCTGATTCCCAGGATAGAGGACGGCAACAACTTTGGCGTTTCTATTCAG GAAGAGACTGTGGCGGAGCTCCGAACTGTGGAGAGTGAAGCAGCTTCATATTTGGACCAGATCTCTAG ATACTACATCACACGGGCAAAGCTGGTTTCTAAAATAGCTAAATATCCCCATGTG GAGGATTACCGTCGCACGGTGACTGAGATGGATGAGAAGGAATACATCAGCCTGCGGCTCATCATTTCGGAGCTCAGAAATCAATAT GTGACTCTCCACGACATGATCCTAAAGAACATTGAGAAGATCAAGCGACCCCGGAGCAGCAACGCCGAGACCCTCTACTGA